Proteins encoded in a region of the Nicotiana tomentosiformis chromosome 9, ASM39032v3, whole genome shotgun sequence genome:
- the LOC104103695 gene encoding CASP-like protein 5B3, translating to MRDFAGAPGTLTGLFLRMAQCFFAAGSIASMVTSKNFFNVTAFCYLIASMALQVIWSIGLAFLDAYFLAKKKAFHNHVLLSLFVVGDWCTAILTLAAAASSAGITVLYFHDLGSCSFGEECTKYQLSVAFSFLSWIMISISSLIMFWIWAAG from the exons ATGAGGGATTTTGCTGGTGCACCTGGAACTTTGACTGGGCTATTTCTGAGGATGGCTCAGTGCTTCTTTGCTGCTGGTTCAATTGCTTCAATGGTTACCTCTAAAAACTTCTTCAATGTCACTGCTTTTTG CTACTTAATTGCTTCAATGGCTTTGCAAGTTATCTGGAGTATCGGACTTGCCTTTTTGGACGCCTATTTCTTGGCAAAGAAGAAGGCTTTCCACAATCATGTTTTACTGAGCCTCTTCGTAGTTGGAGATTGG TGTACAGCAATACTAACGCTCGCTGCAGCTGCTTCTTCAGCTGGCATAACAGTGTTGTACTTTCACGACTTGGGAAGTTGCAGTTTTGGCGAGGAATGCACCAAGTACCAGTTATCGGTTGCATTTTCCTTCCTCAGTTGGATAATGATTTCCATATCTTCTCTAATTATGTTCTGGATATGGGCTGCCGGTTAG
- the LOC104103693 gene encoding WAT1-related protein At4g08290-like, whose amino-acid sequence MQKDKAKDNYSFGVADICTLSTGENLTLNMYFVSLNYTSPTLLASMVNTIAALTFVSAVILRLEDANIRDIRGIAKILGTMVSLVGVMTMKIYKGPVVKNLGLTLICIDRGNGVVHENWLKGSILTAASCIIWSIWYIMQAYTLRRYPAQLSLTKWMSFIGATQSDFYTVIVQHKQTAWTMGFNIDFWSTMYG is encoded by the exons ATGCAG AAAGACAAGGCCAAAGATAACTATAGCTTTGGTGTTGCTGATATTTGTACTCTCTCTACTGG agaaaatttgacacTAAACATGTACTTTGTGAGCTTGAACTAcacctctccaactcttcttGCCTCAATGGTCAACACTATTGCTGCCCTAACATTTGTATCAGCAGTCATTCTAAG GTTGGAAGATGCTAACATTCGAGATATTCGGGGAATAGCAAAAATTCTAGGAACAATGGTTTCCTTGGTTGGGGTTATGACCATGAAAATATACAAAGGACCTGTTGTGAAAAACTTAGGGCTTACTCTCATCTGCATCGACAGAGGGAACGGTGTTGTCCACGAGAACTGGTTGAAAGGCTCGATTCTCACTGCTGCTAGCTGCATTATATGGTCAATATGGTACATCATGCAG GCTTACACTTTGAGAAGATATCCAGCACAACTGTCACTGACTAAATGGATGAGTTTTATCGGTGCAACACAATCAGATTTCTACACAGTAATTGTACAACACAAACAAACAGCTTGGACGATGGGCTTCAACATTGATTTCTGGTCTACCATGTACGGGTAA
- the LOC104103694 gene encoding transcription factor bHLH104-like isoform X1: MDQLDSFRDNSWDLIDINSFIDEAPSDFFWNDQIQNQNQRAVAELEAPLSSATFQEECIETECPRKRGRNESCSKQGNKACRERLRREKLNERFSELCSVLEPGRPVKTDKMAILGDAIRVLNELKTESEEYKEINQKLMEEIKTLKAEKNELREEKLALKADKERMEQELKATATPASFIPPHPAAYQPAVNKMAVFPSYGYVPMWQYLPPSSRDTSQDHALRPPAA, translated from the exons atggatcaattagatTCATTTCGCGATAACAGTTGGGACTTAATTGATATAAACAGTTTTATAGATGAAGCACCTTCAGATTTCTTTTGGAATGATCAAATCCAGAACCAGAACCAGag agctgttgcagaactcgAGGCACCTCTCAGCAGTGCTACATTTCAGGAGGAGTGTATAGAAACAGAATGCCCTCGGAAGAG AGGCCGGAATGAGTCTTGCAGCAAACAAGGGAACAAAGCCTGCCGTGagagattaagaagggaaaaatTGAATGAAAG GTTTTCAGAGCTATGTTCTGTTCTGGAACCTGGGAGACCTGTAAAAACAGACAAAATGGCCATACTTGGTGATGCCATTCGTGTACTAAACGAACTGAAGACTGAATCTGAGGAATACAAAGAGATAAACCAAAAGCTTATGGAAGAGATCAAAACATTGAAG GCAGAAAAGAACGAACTTCGTGAAGAGAAACTCGCACTGAAGGCAGACAAAGAGAGGATGGAGCAAGAGTTGAAAGCTACGGCTACTCCAGCAAGTTTTATTCCACCCCATCCAGCAGCATATCAGCCGGCAGTAAATAAGATGGCAGTTTTCCCAAGTTATGGTTATGTTCCAATGTGGCAGTATCTACCGCCATCTTCCCGAGACACATCTCAAGATCATGCGCTCAGGCCTCCTGCTGCTTGA
- the LOC104103694 gene encoding transcription factor bHLH104-like isoform X2: MDQLDSFRDNSWDLIDINSFIDEAPSDFFWNDQIQNQNQRAVAELEAPLSSATFQEECIETECPRKRGRNESCSKQGNKACRERLRREKLNERFSELCSVLEPGRPVKTDKMAILGDAIRVLNELKTESEEYKEINQKLMEEIKTLKKRTNFVKRNSH; the protein is encoded by the exons atggatcaattagatTCATTTCGCGATAACAGTTGGGACTTAATTGATATAAACAGTTTTATAGATGAAGCACCTTCAGATTTCTTTTGGAATGATCAAATCCAGAACCAGAACCAGag agctgttgcagaactcgAGGCACCTCTCAGCAGTGCTACATTTCAGGAGGAGTGTATAGAAACAGAATGCCCTCGGAAGAG AGGCCGGAATGAGTCTTGCAGCAAACAAGGGAACAAAGCCTGCCGTGagagattaagaagggaaaaatTGAATGAAAG GTTTTCAGAGCTATGTTCTGTTCTGGAACCTGGGAGACCTGTAAAAACAGACAAAATGGCCATACTTGGTGATGCCATTCGTGTACTAAACGAACTGAAGACTGAATCTGAGGAATACAAAGAGATAAACCAAAAGCTTATGGAAGAGATCAAAACATTGAAG AAAAGAACGAACTTCGTGAAGAGAAACTCGCACTGA